The stretch of DNA ACACAGTTCCTTTATTCTAAGCCCCACAAGACTCACAATAATATACCACTGATGACACCACAGATAACACACTCTTCACACCCTTCCCTTGCCACTATTCAATACAACCTACCCAAGCCACTCACTCACAGAGACTTAGAATTTCAGTACATACCATGAAACTCACAATATCACCACTgataacaccacacaacacactcttCACACTCTTCCTCTGTCACCATTCACTTACCCCAAGCCACACACTCAGATTTATAGTTTCAGTATCATAAGACTCACAGTAACACGccactgatgataccacacacaacacactctccACACTCTTCACACTCTTCCCTTGCCACCACTCACTCCAACCCAagccacacacactcattcaaacTCCCTTCAATACGCAATTTCTTACCTTGattttggggtgtgattagacgattttatttgcattaggaagattatatggaggtcaaaagattaatggtcagagtctttactattctaataccagcataagtttctgaagctgtataaaaccgctaaatagtaagaagaatggatatgaaaacgcggcatggtactgagagGGGTTAAAATGAAACGCCGCTGTGTTAAGTAGAAACCAGAATTGTGCTTCATCTCATCTGTAGCTCGCTAGGTGTTCGTGTAGGCTCAGCTCGTTTGCATATTATCTCACTGATCAATTAATTACCTGATAAACTCCATGACCCGGTGAATAGTGCGGGGtggtgtttatttacttttatacagaaagacaaaggaTAAAGAGTTTGgatagaatgagaagaaaaatgaaagtaaattaaataaagtagGGGATAAAAGTTTGTGggtgccgtggtacagtggaaccatgcgtgctttagggtccgaggggtctccaagcgcacgggttcgaatcttgtccacggtccgagtgtaggttgggtttcctcactcggggcaatggtttcctagcgggtgggctttgagatatgaGGTGCCCCAAAAGTatcacctttagcccataaattcccgtgaaaagccacatagtttaaaaaaaaaaagaccgcgTTGCTACTTTTAAAAGGATTCATAGTCGCATTTTGTGTCTGAGTGCCGTGGTGAGTTCGTTGACATGCCTGTATACTGCTGGGGTTTTGCTCAGGTGACCCTTGATTAGTCGGGCTGCGGTGCTGTCTGTAGAAGGtcgagaggaagtgagagtaaGATGGAGGGATGGGACTAAGGTGGAAGCACAGAGGACGATGCAATGGACACAAATAACTTAAGAGTTTTTGCTCCTTACATGTTTTTCTATTCGTTTTATTCTtagaatgtagaaaaaaaaaacgcgatgAATCAGATGCTCACAAAGATGTTTAAGATATACGTATTTTAAATGTACAATAAAGAACGTGATTGAGATTACCATgcgaggaaaacaatgaagagtgtgttatgtgctggccgccgtggtacagtggaaccatgcgtgctttgtggtccgTGGGGTCTCCAAGcccacgggttcaaatcctgtccatggttcgagtgtaggttgggctttctcactcggggcaacggtttcctagcgggtgggctttgagataggaggtaccccaaaaagtatcccctttagcccagaaattcccgtgaaaagcccacatggtatgaataaaagaaaaaaaaactgtgtaaAGGGTACGTCGTTCATTGTACCAAGGAGGAAgcgaataataaataaaagaaaggataacCTGGTAAAGCTCTCGCGGTGTCTTCGTTACCACAagcatcaataaaaaaaagtaaagtgtaGTAAAAGaagcgagaaaaagaaagagaaaaaagtggctGAACAAACTGAATAATTAAGGTATCGTTTTACATTTCGTGTCGGtttgaggaatgaaagaaaacgtgatacCAAAGCAACAGAAAATGTAAAATCTTCAAGTAATTAAATTCTCCATAAAGGCGCGAGGTGTCAGGTTTCCGCGACGCGAGGTGGAGAGTTGGTGGGTGTGCTGCGCCACCCAACAGCGTCCCACCCAGCACAGGTAAGGAGGAAAACCAGAGCGAGAATACCTGGCGCGCCTAGACCGGAATGTCTGTCCCGCTTTTCGTCTGGGTGCACATCAGGCCAGCGAGGGTCTGTATGGGTgactcggtggtggtggtggtggtgatggaggtgacaGTGGCGGTGGTTGTTGTCAATTTAGCATTTAGCACCGTCAGCATCGTCACTTACTCGGCACAATGACCTGCGATATTGaatgaaaagtgagaaagaatgcCAAGGGTAAAAGTGACAGTGAACACTTCCTGCGAACCTtccacacacactgccacctGCCCTTACCCTGGCGACGGCCTCCCTCCCAGCCCCCACCCCACGCCCAGTCCTCGCCACGTGCCCCGCACCAACCAGGCATCAGCATAAAGGTTGTGGGTGTTGGAGACAACCCGATTTCGAAACAGTGTTGGGGTTACGAGTGAATGCACCGGGGAAGAGGGTCGGGGACAACGGTTCCGGCGGCGCGACGTAATGACCGAAGAATTAGATCCCTCAGCTCCCTCCTGGCGCACAAAAACTGGCCCCGCCTCCTGGTGACGGCACCTATATAAGACAAGCAAGCAGCGTCGGTGGTCACCAGTCAACTTGTCCAGCTGACAACATGAACGCTAAGGTAACCAACCCGCGCCGCTTCCTCGCCAGTGTCCTGGAGAGCCACACTCGTACACAGACAGGGTCACGCTACCAACATTTACAGTCACTCTGTCACGTGATGGGACAAAGACACTTTACCTCATACCTCGCAAATAATGCCTGACACaaatcattattagtattgttgCAATAATGTAACGTATAAACTATTGTCTTCACTGTGTTTGTATGTGAGGTTGTTCAAGCTTCGGAGAGTAATAAGAGATAATTTAAGGTTAGTAAGCTAGACCTAATGAGCTCGTTTGTCCCTGCAGGTGCTTCTCCTCCTGGCGGTGGTGGCCGCCGCCTTTGCCGACAAGCCCAGCCCGAGCTACAATGTTCCGGTAAGTGTGGAGTCCCTCAGGATCCCTTCACTGGGTCCCTGTATGTTCTTGTCCTGAAGGATGGCACTTCCTGTAGGTCCTGTAGTGTGTCCTTTGTTCTCCCTTAGGGAGACTATTCACTGTCCTCGTGTGTTTACTAACGAGGTGACAAAGGAACAGTCTTCTGCTGTTCCTAAAGTCGCAGCGTGAgtgttcccttcccctcatcctcaccTCTCACGGAGGACAGTAGCTCCTTTCTGAACGATATTCCCTGAGGGGGCCACGTCCCCCCTCAGCGTGCCCCGCCTGCTGCCCCGCCCGTGCGGTACGCAGCAGGAGCCTCGCGGTGATTCGTGACTCACGTACaggctccctcctccccccccacagGATTCCGACTCCCGCTCCTACGAGGACTCGTTCGAGGTGCCGAAGTATGAGTTCCAGTGGAGTGTGGACGACAGCTCGTCCGGCAACAACTTCGGGCATGAGGAGGCGCGCGACGACGAGCACACGCAGGGCGGCTTCTACGTGGACCTGGCCGACGGCCGCAGGCAGAACGTCAAGTACGTGGTGGACGGCGACTCCGGCTTCCTGGCGGAGGTCACCTACGACGGCGAGGCGCGCTACTCCTCCGAGTCCCGCTCTGGCGAGTCCCGCGAGTACGCGCCCCCTAGGCCAACCTATGCGTAAAGGCCGCGCCGCCCTCACCAGCCATACGCCATGCAGACTGTGGATCCTTCATCCCGATCATTCACCCGCGACTCTCCACAGGCGCGCTGCCGGCACGCGCCCGTCTCTTATgatctattctattttatttatattattttcttaaatAAATGTATTTCATGTTGATGTGTGAAAGTTTTCTTGTCACATTATAGTAACCTGCACGAAAACCACGAGGCAAAGGATCAGATTCACAATTTTTCCTACTATACATTGACGCTTGATAGAAATTGCAGGTGAGAAATGACAAGTGAGAGGAAAGCAAACATGGAAAGCCTTGTTCTGTGGGGAGCACTTGCAGCCTTAGGAGGGAAAGGTTGCACCACCGTCAAAACACTcacaacatttattttttctaacgtACATATTTGTCACTCATCACCATCGTCGTCAGTCTTTGTGATTCAACGTCAGGAGAAAggccttccatcctttctcgcTTCTCCCCTCCTGGCTGTCCTCTTGCTCCTGGCCATCCACGCAAAAGTTGTCTGAAAGTATCGTTCTGCAGCAAACACCCTGGGAAGGCTATTCATTGTATCTATATTCATTTGATTTGTCATGAAAAGAACTATTTTGTTGAGCCGTACAAACACCATCGACTTTAATGGAAAGATAATGGAAAGTAAGTTACAACTTAAAGGAAAAATTACTTCGTTGCATAGAAGTAATTGTAGACAAAACAGTACTTTATTGCATGAAGTACTTGAAGGTaaattatttctttcatattggTAACTGGGAGCAAAGGAGTATCTTCTTACAAAAGTACCAAACTGGAGGACAGTTTGATACAACCACAGTCGGGACAGTTTTTGCGTGAGGTGAAAGGATGACGCGCCAGCAGACAATCACCGGCAGGCTGAGAGTACTGCCCCGTTGCCCCGCCCTGAATTGGGGACATGACCTGAACCTGCTACTTTTTAACCTTTCCGAGCACCGCTTCGCAGGTCTTTACATCCATTGACCTTCGGAATATTATGTTATAGATGAAGCATTCACTttcatagatgaaaaaaaaaaaaaatcgtatgtcAGAGGAGTGAGAAGTGAACCTGTGTTGTCCGGAGGATGAGTGGCGCCTTGTAGATCATTTGTCTCCATTCTGTAAGCTGAACTGTTCATTATGTTCGATTGGGCAGTGAGTAAAACCAACAAAGGcaaaagaagcagcagcaattgtcttcctctctcctgcttATCCCCTGCATTTACAACTGCCGTTTTCATTGATAACGAATCCAGTTGTCGTTATCAGAGATTATCCTTAGCGAATCATCACTTTTAGATCATTCAAGGCATGATTAACATAGACTTGATCTGTTCTACGTGATTCAAGACTTGTTTTATGGTATTGCTACAGCTTTAGAAGACAGCACCTTAAAAATGGCATCCCTTGAAGCACCTGACATCCTCCATAGTACGTGACATCCCTTATAACACGTGACATTTCCTATAACACGTGATATTTCGTATAACTCGTGACATTTCCTATAACACGTGACATTCCCTATAACACATGACATCCCTTGCAGCACGTGACATCTCTTGCAACACGTGACATCTCTTGCAACACGTGACATCTCTTGCAGCACGTGACATTCCTTGCATCACCTGAAGTCAACGTTATCTCGCTGGCATCAAGACACCTGTGACGCAAAGGTGGGACAAGGCAACACCAGAATGAgtttaccttcttcttcttcttcttcttcttcctccttttcttctttcctccctcaccaccctaAAGGAAATTGACACGTTCTAGGAGGAGCCAGGCGATACGTTCCGCTTTCTGTGACGCTTGCTCGACGCGTGGCACTGAACGTTGTAATTATCTGCGACAGTTCACGGGCGGCAACTTGACAACGACACTCCCTCCAGCCTCAGAGGTCAAAGTCAACTGCTTTCTTGTCTCATTCTAGCAGACGTAGGAGATGCTGAAACACGGTGGCCAGGGAGTGTAGAGGAGACGCAGAAGATACTGAAACACGATGGGCAGGGAGTGTAGAGGAGCGTAAGGAGTGTAGAGGAGACGCAGGAATGTAGAGGAGACGCAGGAGATACTGAAACACGGTGGGGAGGGAGTGTAGAGGAACGCAGTCATTTTTGGAAGGTGTTGCCGATGTGAGGGAAATGAAATAGATGTTCCTTCTTCGTTGTGGTGCTTAATGGGAAGTGTCAGTCTGTTCCTTGGGTGTTTCGGTGCCACCGACAGTggagccatgcgtgctttgggttcCGAGgcgtctccaagcgcacgggttcgaatcctgtccacggtccgagtgtaggttgggcttcctctttcggggcaacggtttcctagcgggtgggctttgagataggaggtacccaaaagtatcccctttagcccataaattctcgtgaaaagcccacatggtataaataaaaaaaaacaacagtgtGAGTTATTTAATTCATCCTTCAGTCAGTATCTTACAGTGCCGTGGTGtataatagatgaataaataaataaatcagtccCGTGGTGTGTTCCGTTACCTTAAAATCATTCAGTCAAAAGCCGCCTTTCAATAATGAATATCTCATACGATTAGCGTGTCAGTCGACCTTCTGATGCCGAGCGTGCACCACACTGCCCGACTCATGTTTCGTCTGGTGGATCAAAATTATGATTCTGAATTTCTATCACTCAGCCAGTCCGCCAAGCAATTAATCCTATGCAATTTGTGTAGGTCGAGGAAACTTGACTCGGCAAACGATGACGTGGATGCTGTGTGCGTGGGTCGCCACTCTGAATGTTCCCCGGAGCACTGATTACTTTTATAAATGTAGCATATTTGTCCATTACTAGCCATGATTTTCACTGGATTAATATTATCTATGTATGTCAAGTGACACGTGTTTCGCTTGCGccgttgctacacacacacacacacacacacacacacacacacacacacacacacacacacacacacacacacacacacactgcgggtCGCTGTGCTCGAAACCTTTTAAAGAACGCACCTTTTTAGCCTGAGCCTTGACCATCAGTAGTACTCACTTTTACATGTTCCTGTTATTCACTTACTCACCTCATGCTACGTAATTATTGGCAGCCTCTCACCTGCCTGAACCCTCGACATTACACTCCCCAGACCACTGACCACCACGCAGGCCAGTGACGTGTGCTACAACTGCTGCCACTCTACTACGGGCTGGCGGTGAGGAAATGGATGGATTGAAGAGATTGTTAGCAGACCTTTATGTTGTTAGGTATTGCCATTGGAAGTACGGTCGCGGTTGGAAGTAGAGTAGCCTTTTGCATTCACTTTCACTGCCTTGTATGCCTCGGCCTTCAGTGTTCATCTTTAGTCCTCTGATCTGATAACCGTCTTCTCTCTTGACAGTTCTTGGCAGAGCTGGTGACTTAAGGTTGAATAAGAGAAGGTAATGGTAATCGGCCACTgatcatgactttttttttcatgtaggagagGCTGAAAATAAAGCCAACTCAAGCTTTAATCCCTACAGAGTATACACAGTCAAAAACGAGTATAATTATGAGTGTCTATACTGAAGCCACCACACCAAGAGGCCCCAGACTAgtatggacacagtcttcatgGGAATATTCAAAGCATTACTTAGAGTCACGCTGTCATAACCATGTGGCAGTGGTGTTCAGTATCAGCACTGGACAGATAAACAATGATGACACGAAACGGCTCCCTTCTGGTCACTTGAAGTCTTTATGTAGAGAACCACACACGGCTCTCTTAGGTACATACATCAgccaagaataaatgaaaagcaaaagagagacaaaaggtgGACAGTTTGTAAGACAGCACAGAGCCTTCATCAGTGAGCGGGAATGCTTCGTAGGGTGATGAATATGGCACCTCGTCTCTATCAACCAATGTCacgttgttttcttttgttttgtcgtCCTAAGCACAAGTATCGCCTTTCAATAATCAGATACATGAACTTACTGAGGTTCCCATTCGTTGAGCCAAGTATGAGGAACGTTTAGAAGAGAGAACCACCAACGCACACAATCTCACCACGCTCTCGCACAGCCATAACAATCATAGGCAGCCTCACGCCACTCCTGACAAGCCACCAGCCCTTCCATCACCAGCACAAGCAGCGAGTTCAGAAGAACGCTGCCCAGATTCACGCGCTGCACAGAGGAGAGGCAGAAGACAAATCAGCTTTTAggattttcatatttcattctcAAAGGAATTGTATGTCTTTATGTTTTCAGATTATGCTTCATCTCAACATGCTGTGTGTTGGCAGAgtcagtgtttgtgtgtcgTCCATTTGTCCTATTGTTTTCctgggtggtggtgtgctgcgcGGCAGGGCGAGGCGCGGCAGTATTGGGGACAAGCGGCACTACGTCATGAAAGGAGCAGTGACAGGATGCTTGCGTCCCTCCCGGTCTCTCCTGGCGCACAAAAACTGGCCCCGCCCTTTAGCGGCggcacacatatatataacacaagCAGCGGCGATGGTCACCAGTCAAGATCCTTCGTCCAGCTGACAACATGAACGCTAAGGTAACCAACCCGCGCCGCTCCCTTGCCAGTGTCCCGGCGGGCCGTGCACACCGTGCCTGCCGGGAATGTTGACACCACTTTGTCATGTGACGGAATAGCATTTGGCGTCAAAAAATCGCAATGAGGGACACACgctgtagtgtagtgtagtaataacaataccaaTATTAATGGCATCAGCAATCATAACACAAATAGCACCAGTCAGACAAGGACAACATAACATTCATTAATGTATATTATGTGTTGTTTGTATATTATCATATTTCTGTACGAAATGttgtttcttaaaaaaaaaaaatgttagtgttAGTAAGCTAGACCTAATGAGCTCGTTTGTCCCTGCAGGTGCTTCTCCTCCTGGCGGTGGTGGCCGCCGCCTTTGCCGACAAGCCCAGCCCGAGATACAATGTTCCCGTTCCGGTAAGTGTGGAGTCCCTCAGGATCCCTTCACTGGGTCCCTGTATGTTCTTGTCCTGAAGGATGGCACTTCCTGTAGGTCCTGTAGTGTGTCCTTTGTTCTCCCTTAGGGAGACTGTTCACTGTCCTCTTGTGTTTACTAACGAGGTGACAAAGGAACAGTCTTCTGCTGTTCCTAAAGTCGCAGCTTCAgtgttcccttcccctcatcctcaccTCTCACGGAGGACAGTAGCTCCCTTCTGAACGATATTCCCTGAGGGGGGCACGTCACCCCCCAGCGTGCCCCGCCTGCTGCCCCGCCCGCGCGGTACGCAGCAGGAGCCTCGCGGGACTCGTGACTCACGTACaggctccctcctccccccaacaGGATTCCGACTCCCGCTCCTACGAGGACTCGTTTGAGGTGCCGAAGTATGAGTTCCAGTGGAGTGTGGACGACAGCTCGTCCGGCAACAACTTCGGGCATGAGGAGGCGCGCGACGACGAGCACACGCAGGGCGGCTTCTACGTGGACCTGGCCGACGGCCGCAGGCAGAACGTCAAGTACGTGGTGGACGGCGACTCCGGCTTCCTGGCGGAGGTCACCTACGACGGCGAGGCGCGCTACTCCTCCGAGTCCCGCTCTGGCGAGTCCCGCGAGTACGCGCCCCCAAGGCCCACCTATGCGTAAGCAGCAAGTCATCATCTCTGAGCCGAACCTTCACCCTCCACCTTTCACCTTGAACCGCGCGGCGCCGGCACGCGTCCCACCCTACCTGTAATTTATGcatttatattatgttattttcatAAACAATAAAGCAATATTTTCCTGACCTCTTGGGTTTTGcactgaaaattaaataaatcaaaGCTTGTAGTGACGATGGAAGCTAAAAGAATCGTAACACCTTTCTCTCTATGCTTGACgtaaagaaaggcaagaaaatgaCTCAAGAGATGAAAAGGGAACTTTGCATGAGTGGCCTGGAACAGACCAGCAGCCAGCAATGTTGAGAGAGACGCTTGTGCAGATGTTTGTCCTGCATGGGAGTCACAGTTCCTGGTGGTGAATGATGGAACACTAAGTCTGCTCTGTCTTTTGACTCATGAACAAACGTATACTAGTATTGCCCTGCATGGCATGCTGCCCTTGTGGCCTCAGAGTGCGAGACTCCGCTGTtgatgtcactgaagaagaacgAAAATCTGTTGGACGTTTTTTTAGAGAAGAATCTTTCCAGAATGTGAAAGAAAGATGCAGCAAAGACAAGTGCTCGTCACACAGCAGTAAAGGATGGCGTCGCCTTTGCTCACATCAGTTCCATCCCTCGGGAAGGAAACGCGGGGAGGGCAGCGCGGCTACAGAGCGGCTGGGCCTGGAGTCAAGTCTATCCTCTTTGGAATGACGCTTAACAGCTTCACCACAATTACTACACGGCCATCTGCCAACCAATAAAACATGGGCAGTGTTGATAGAAGATAATATAATAAACTTTTAAACGCAGGACACTCATCCAGCGGGAAGAGGTCATTATTTTGCTGAAGAGAGTGAACTCGTGTCACAGTCcgatagaaaataaagcaacGGAGGAACACCAACAGGAAGGGACAgtttagcaacacacacacacacacacacacacacacacacacacacacacacacacacacacacacacacac from Portunus trituberculatus isolate SZX2019 chromosome 9, ASM1759143v1, whole genome shotgun sequence encodes:
- the LOC123501307 gene encoding pro-resilin-like → MNAKVLLLLAVVAAAFADKPSPSYNVPDSDSRSYEDSFEVPKYEFQWSVDDSSSGNNFGHEEARDDEHTQGGFYVDLADGRRQNVKYVVDGDSGFLAEVTYDGEARYSSESRSGESREYAPPRPTYA
- the LOC123501306 gene encoding pro-resilin-like isoform X1, with translation MNAKVLLLLAVVAAAFADKPSPRYNVPVPDSDSRSYEDSFEVPKYEFQWSVDDSSSGNNFGHEEARDDEHTQGGFYVDLADGRRQNVKYVVDGDSGFLAEVTYDGEARYSSESHESSESHEYAPPRPTYA